From Synoicihabitans lomoniglobus, the proteins below share one genomic window:
- a CDS encoding alpha-L-rhamnosidase C-terminal domain-containing protein yields the protein MPVALSSSPAVAVDAFPPLHARFVWSDQTCNEDLTVHLFRRTFEVADLPASRRIIVTADSRYVLWLNGERLGRGPLKGTLEHYHAEVYELAGRLRAGRNVLAAEVRWFGRSCPRSEVHSSLPGWFVQGLEDDELDTPGAWRVCSDDSVTPGWDDPYSDAQNWLGPLDKVDLSRRPRGWAGLEFDDHNWTAGQAVGGSLAPNPWAESHTHQLQPCDIPLLSEQRRLLPDAWIDRQPATLPWTVPAGEAGELWLGAGALTTGYPVFEFAGGAGREVRVVYAEALGHWEERRGRKVWVKRGRRDDVAHLYPHGNRDVICLSGEGDVFEPFHWRTFWFIKIEIPVGDAAVTLRTAHHRFTTFPQSFTARFTCAEPDIAQLWDISLRTLQLCAHETYEDCPYFEQLNYTGDTRLQALCSRYLANDTRLGRRCLRLFRESLGADGLTGSRIPARGRQVIPAFSLHWILMLRDHWEWVGEDDREFVRGSLASVDAILLNFRDRLLDNGFVGRRRGWDWTDWAERRHHWHHGVSPAVAAGTGSTYLTALYVLALDAAAELHLATGITAESVRWIALSRELRATLATTWDEQHGYFIEGPGRESDPFSQQTQTFVILAGGASDSQLARIGARLVDDDTLVRASLVHRYYVAQALARLGRYDRFFPALLEPWREMRANGLTTWQEHADPSRSDCHAWSSWIVIAFFANVLGVQPAAPGWTAIRIEPQLDATDHAEGEINTPVGGVQVAWRVTGPNQVALTIEAPADVPVLVKLPGQAEKSFATGGSIHLTAHRQAS from the coding sequence ATGCCTGTCGCCCTGTCCTCCTCACCCGCCGTCGCCGTCGACGCGTTTCCTCCTTTGCACGCCCGTTTCGTTTGGTCGGATCAAACCTGCAACGAAGACCTCACGGTTCACTTGTTTCGCCGCACGTTCGAGGTCGCCGATCTCCCCGCTTCGCGTCGCATCATTGTCACGGCGGACAGTCGCTACGTTCTGTGGCTGAATGGAGAACGCCTCGGCCGCGGTCCGCTGAAGGGCACGCTCGAACACTATCACGCCGAGGTCTACGAACTCGCCGGACGCCTGCGCGCCGGGCGCAATGTGCTGGCCGCCGAGGTGCGATGGTTCGGTCGTTCCTGTCCTCGCAGCGAAGTGCACAGCTCACTGCCGGGGTGGTTCGTGCAGGGACTGGAGGACGACGAACTTGATACACCGGGCGCGTGGCGCGTCTGCTCGGACGATTCCGTCACCCCCGGCTGGGATGATCCCTATTCCGACGCCCAAAATTGGTTGGGCCCGCTCGACAAAGTCGATCTGTCACGGCGTCCGCGCGGTTGGGCCGGTCTGGAATTCGACGATCACAACTGGACGGCGGGGCAAGCGGTGGGCGGATCGTTGGCCCCCAATCCGTGGGCGGAATCCCACACCCATCAACTTCAACCGTGCGACATCCCCCTGCTTTCCGAACAGCGGCGGCTCCTGCCCGATGCCTGGATTGATCGGCAACCCGCAACCTTGCCCTGGACGGTTCCGGCGGGCGAAGCCGGTGAACTTTGGCTGGGCGCGGGCGCCTTGACCACCGGGTATCCGGTCTTCGAATTTGCCGGCGGCGCCGGGCGCGAGGTGCGGGTGGTTTATGCGGAGGCGCTCGGTCATTGGGAGGAGCGACGCGGACGGAAGGTCTGGGTCAAACGCGGTCGTCGCGATGACGTCGCCCACCTGTATCCGCACGGCAATCGCGACGTGATCTGCCTGTCCGGCGAGGGCGATGTGTTTGAACCGTTTCACTGGCGCACGTTTTGGTTTATCAAAATTGAGATTCCGGTCGGCGACGCCGCCGTGACGCTGCGCACCGCCCATCATCGGTTCACCACCTTTCCGCAATCGTTCACCGCCCGCTTCACCTGCGCCGAACCCGATATCGCTCAGTTGTGGGACATCAGCCTGCGCACCCTGCAACTGTGCGCGCACGAGACCTACGAAGACTGTCCCTACTTCGAGCAGCTCAACTACACCGGCGACACGCGCCTGCAGGCGTTGTGCAGCCGGTATCTCGCCAACGACACCCGACTCGGCCGCCGTTGCCTGCGCTTGTTTCGCGAATCCCTCGGTGCCGATGGTCTGACCGGAAGCCGCATCCCGGCGCGGGGTCGGCAGGTCATCCCGGCGTTCTCACTGCATTGGATTCTCATGTTGCGGGATCATTGGGAGTGGGTTGGCGAGGACGACCGGGAATTCGTGCGCGGCTCGTTGGCATCCGTCGATGCCATCCTCCTGAATTTCCGGGACCGTTTGCTCGACAATGGCTTCGTCGGTCGGCGACGCGGCTGGGATTGGACGGACTGGGCGGAGCGGCGGCATCACTGGCACCACGGCGTGTCTCCCGCCGTCGCGGCCGGCACCGGATCGACCTATCTTACCGCGCTTTATGTTCTCGCGCTCGACGCGGCCGCCGAGCTCCACCTCGCGACCGGCATCACCGCGGAAAGCGTGCGTTGGATCGCCCTGAGTCGCGAGTTGCGCGCTACTCTGGCCACAACGTGGGACGAGCAGCACGGCTATTTCATCGAGGGGCCGGGCCGGGAATCCGATCCCTTTTCGCAACAGACACAGACGTTTGTCATTCTCGCGGGTGGGGCCAGCGACTCCCAGCTCGCTCGCATCGGCGCGCGGCTGGTCGACGATGACACCCTGGTGCGGGCGTCGTTGGTGCATCGCTACTACGTCGCCCAAGCGCTGGCCCGACTCGGCCGCTACGACCGTTTCTTCCCCGCTTTACTCGAACCCTGGCGGGAGATGCGCGCGAACGGTCTCACGACCTGGCAGGAGCATGCCGACCCCTCCCGCAGCGATTGCCACGCGTGGTCGAGTTGGATCGTGATCGCGTTCTTCGCCAACGTGCTCGGGGTGCAACCGGCGGCTCCCGGCTGGACGGCCATTCGTATCGAGCCGCAGTTAGACGCCACGGACCACGCCGAAGGTGAAATTAACACACCCGTCGGCGGGGTTCAGGTCGCGTGGCGGGTCACCGGCCCCAATCAAGTCGCACTCACCATCGAAGCCCCGGCCGATGTGCCGGTCTTGGTGAAGTTGCCCGGCCAAGCCGAAAAATCGTTCGCCACCGGCGGCTCCATCCATCTCACCGCCCACCGTCAGGCCAGCTGA
- a CDS encoding sugar phosphate isomerase/epimerase family protein, with the protein MSTIPASLQLWSVRDAVKADFAATVQAVADIGYAGVETAGYGNLDATAAATAITAAGLKCSGMHVALARLRHEADEVLIEAKALGTSHVICPFFPRELTTSAAAFVALGEELDRIGAYFRAHGVALHYHNHEHEIARFDGRLGFDWLLDAARPANLGCEPDVYWLTVGGKDPAAFLREQGRRAKLIHLRDKTEIGTGAVDFESVFAAADAVGAVEWYVVEVGEPSIEPLAAVRQSWEKLRSWGRV; encoded by the coding sequence ATGTCCACCATCCCCGCTTCTCTGCAACTCTGGTCCGTGCGCGACGCGGTCAAAGCGGACTTCGCTGCGACCGTGCAAGCCGTGGCCGACATCGGCTACGCCGGCGTCGAAACAGCCGGCTACGGCAACCTCGACGCGACGGCTGCCGCCACCGCTATCACCGCCGCCGGGCTCAAGTGCTCCGGTATGCACGTCGCCCTCGCGCGGCTGCGTCACGAGGCAGACGAGGTCCTGATCGAAGCCAAAGCGTTGGGCACGTCCCACGTGATCTGCCCCTTCTTTCCGCGTGAACTCACGACCTCGGCCGCCGCCTTCGTCGCTCTCGGCGAGGAACTCGACCGCATCGGCGCCTACTTCCGCGCCCACGGCGTTGCCTTGCACTACCACAATCACGAACACGAGATCGCCCGCTTCGACGGCCGCCTCGGTTTTGACTGGCTCCTCGATGCGGCTCGCCCCGCCAATCTGGGCTGCGAGCCCGACGTCTACTGGCTGACCGTCGGCGGCAAGGATCCGGCGGCGTTTCTCCGCGAGCAAGGACGCCGCGCTAAACTCATCCACCTGCGCGACAAAACCGAGATCGGCACCGGCGCCGTGGACTTCGAATCCGTATTCGCCGCAGCCGATGCCGTCGGCGCCGTCGAGTGGTATGTGGTCGAAGTCGGCGAGCCCAGCATCGAGCCGCTGGCGGCCGTGCGGCAGTCTTGGGAAAAGCTCCGCTCGTGGGGCCGCGTTTAA
- a CDS encoding Gfo/Idh/MocA family protein: MSSSSLNIAVIGAGAIGLNHLENFQQHPDARIVALAETSPERGREAADKFGVPELVTDYSTLLERDDIDVFSIALPNFLHAPVTLAALRAGKHVMLDKPMATNAAEATELAAEAERQGKVLMVGQNNRFTPEVQTAKQLIADGVLGEVYHAKTAWTRRAGIPKIGSWFTQRKFAGGGCCYDIGVHALDRCLYLMGEFDAVSVTGQTYAKFGPRGLGQGNWGKSEADPHATFDVDDLAVAFIKLRSGRTVLLEASWAAHQPDPDFNGTQLFGTEAGVQFPPLRLFRHGEHGYRTELVDSTTPLADPNRMVHFVDVVLGRAEPYVKVAESVAVQRILDAIYQSTASGREVRLDETPVTPS, translated from the coding sequence ATGTCCTCATCCTCTCTCAACATCGCCGTGATCGGTGCCGGTGCCATCGGCCTCAATCATCTCGAAAATTTCCAACAACATCCCGACGCCCGCATTGTCGCGTTGGCCGAAACCTCGCCCGAGCGCGGTCGCGAGGCCGCCGACAAATTCGGGGTGCCCGAGCTGGTGACCGACTACTCAACGCTGCTCGAACGCGACGATATTGATGTATTCTCGATCGCGTTGCCCAACTTCCTGCACGCGCCCGTGACGCTCGCCGCCCTGCGCGCCGGGAAGCACGTCATGCTCGACAAACCCATGGCGACCAACGCGGCCGAAGCCACCGAACTCGCCGCCGAGGCGGAGCGTCAGGGCAAGGTCCTCATGGTCGGCCAGAACAACCGCTTTACCCCCGAGGTGCAGACCGCCAAGCAGCTCATCGCTGACGGCGTGCTCGGCGAGGTCTACCACGCCAAGACCGCATGGACGCGCCGCGCCGGGATTCCGAAAATTGGCTCGTGGTTTACCCAACGAAAATTCGCCGGCGGCGGGTGCTGCTACGACATCGGCGTGCACGCGCTCGACCGCTGCCTCTATCTCATGGGCGAGTTCGACGCCGTTTCGGTGACTGGCCAAACCTACGCCAAGTTCGGTCCGCGCGGTCTCGGTCAGGGCAACTGGGGCAAGAGCGAAGCCGATCCCCACGCGACCTTCGACGTCGATGATCTCGCCGTCGCCTTCATCAAACTGCGCAGCGGTCGCACCGTGCTGCTCGAAGCGTCGTGGGCCGCTCACCAACCCGATCCCGACTTCAACGGCACCCAGCTTTTCGGCACCGAAGCCGGCGTGCAGTTCCCGCCCCTGCGCCTCTTTCGCCACGGCGAACACGGCTATCGAACCGAGCTCGTCGATAGCACCACACCGCTCGCCGACCCCAACCGCATGGTGCACTTCGTCGACGTCGTGCTGGGTCGCGCCGAACCCTACGTCAAAGTCGCCGAGTCCGTCGCCGTGCAGCGGATACTCGACGCCATTTATCAATCCACCGCCAGCGGCCGTGAGGTGCGACTGGACGAAACGCCCGTCACGCCATCTTGA
- a CDS encoding 3-keto-disaccharide hydrolase: protein MKRILFALSLLTAALTAAADDWVSLFNGEDLSGWRVHGGGATFVVEDGAIVGRNGPDHNTFLCTDRDYADFELEFEVKLISPLNSGVQIRSTFRPEERDGRMVERVYGPQIEIEGSPGESGYIFGERAGGWLTPADKLIPHDLFKAGEWNHYRIVAQGPRIQTWINGASVSDLTHPLIFAHHATGFIGLQVHQIEAEPATRKVAWRHIRVREVSGKPIQP, encoded by the coding sequence TTGAAACGAATCCTGTTCGCTCTATCGCTTTTGACGGCGGCTCTCACGGCCGCCGCTGACGACTGGGTGTCGCTCTTCAACGGCGAGGACCTGTCGGGCTGGCGGGTGCACGGCGGCGGCGCGACTTTCGTCGTCGAAGACGGCGCGATCGTGGGCCGCAACGGTCCCGACCATAACACGTTTCTGTGCACCGATCGGGACTACGCGGACTTCGAGTTGGAGTTCGAAGTGAAGCTGATTTCACCGCTCAATTCCGGAGTGCAAATCCGCTCCACATTTCGTCCCGAAGAACGGGACGGCCGCATGGTCGAGCGCGTCTATGGACCGCAGATCGAAATCGAGGGATCGCCCGGTGAATCAGGCTACATCTTCGGGGAACGCGCCGGCGGTTGGTTGACGCCGGCGGACAAATTGATTCCGCATGACCTCTTCAAAGCCGGTGAATGGAACCACTACCGCATCGTCGCCCAGGGACCGCGGATCCAGACTTGGATCAACGGCGCGTCGGTGAGCGACCTGACGCATCCGCTGATTTTCGCGCATCACGCCACTGGGTTTATCGGCCTGCAAGTGCACCAGATCGAAGCGGAGCCCGCCACCCGCAAGGTCGCTTGGCGTCACATCCGCGTCCGCGAAGTCTCCGGCAAACCCATCCAACCCTGA
- a CDS encoding sulfatase family protein, with product MKRIIRMLGLATVIMSVPTAFAETRPPNLVVILADDLGYGDLGCYGNTAHATPNLDRLAAEGARFTDFYVTSSVCTPARVALLTGRHPVRVGFSTLLWPTTEGGLPATEHTLPELLKPHGYATALAGKWHLGHSAPEHLPLAHGFDSFYGMPYPNDMGPGHPAEASHGGDWPPMPMMRGNVIVEAPVDVNLLTQQYTAEAVRFIAAHHHEPFFLFLSHAMPHSIVGASPDFRGKSQNGLYGDAVQELDWSTGEILRALRTFGLDENTLIVFSSDNGAMLRAAYDDKPDMLPVMFPDRTMGTNGGLRGGKQSTFEGGIRVPTIFRWPGVIPAHQTVTTPAGIADVLPTFLDYAGFAPPADRTYDGESLRAVLSGTSSRPAREFPFGRNGLTALRVGDWKLVLPTQPWFTPVDGEGPMLFNLRDDPGETTNLAAAHPQQLAKLRDRLAALATAFAADPISR from the coding sequence ATGAAACGAATAATTCGAATGCTCGGACTGGCGACCGTGATCATGTCGGTGCCAACCGCGTTTGCAGAAACGCGTCCGCCCAATTTGGTGGTCATTCTCGCCGACGACCTCGGCTACGGCGATCTCGGTTGCTACGGCAATACGGCGCACGCCACGCCCAATCTCGATCGGCTCGCCGCCGAGGGCGCGCGCTTTACCGATTTTTACGTAACGTCATCGGTCTGCACGCCCGCCCGCGTGGCCTTGCTGACCGGGCGGCATCCCGTGCGCGTGGGCTTCAGCACGCTGCTCTGGCCCACCACCGAAGGCGGCCTGCCCGCGACCGAACACACCTTGCCCGAGCTGCTCAAACCACACGGTTACGCCACCGCCCTGGCCGGCAAATGGCACCTCGGACACAGCGCGCCGGAGCATCTGCCGCTGGCCCACGGATTCGATTCCTTCTATGGCATGCCCTACCCCAACGACATGGGTCCCGGGCACCCCGCGGAGGCCTCGCACGGAGGCGATTGGCCGCCGATGCCCATGATGCGGGGGAACGTCATCGTCGAGGCCCCGGTCGATGTGAATCTGCTCACCCAGCAATACACCGCCGAAGCCGTCCGTTTCATTGCCGCCCATCATCACGAGCCGTTTTTCCTATTTTTGAGTCACGCCATGCCGCACTCCATTGTCGGCGCGTCGCCGGACTTTCGCGGCAAATCGCAAAACGGTCTCTACGGCGACGCGGTGCAGGAGCTCGACTGGAGCACCGGCGAGATCCTGCGCGCGTTGCGCACGTTTGGGTTGGACGAAAATACGCTCATTGTTTTCAGCTCCGACAACGGCGCCATGCTGCGCGCCGCTTACGATGATAAACCCGACATGTTGCCGGTGATGTTTCCCGACCGCACCATGGGCACCAACGGCGGCTTGCGTGGCGGCAAACAATCCACCTTCGAGGGCGGCATCCGCGTGCCCACCATTTTTCGCTGGCCCGGCGTGATTCCCGCCCACCAAACCGTCACCACCCCCGCCGGGATCGCCGACGTATTGCCCACGTTCCTGGACTACGCCGGTTTCGCGCCGCCAGCCGACCGAACCTACGACGGCGAGTCCCTGCGTGCCGTGCTGTCCGGAACCAGCTCGCGCCCCGCCCGCGAATTTCCTTTCGGCCGCAACGGTCTGACGGCTCTGCGGGTGGGAGACTGGAAACTCGTGCTGCCGACACAACCGTGGTTCACGCCCGTCGACGGCGAAGGTCCCATGTTGTTCAACTTGCGCGATGACCCGGGTGAAACCACCAACCTCGCCGCTGCGCACCCGCAACAGCTCGCAAAACTGCGGGATCGCCTCGCCGCCCTTGCCACGGCATTCGCGGCGGACCCGATTTCGCGCTGA
- a CDS encoding aldo/keto reductase translates to MREELIPSTDLRPRGVGLGTADLGVRQDEPSAHRLLDRFVALGGNLLDTARVYSDWIPGESGRSERIIGDWIRQRGHHDDVIVSTKGGHPRLDRMDTLRLDEPSLCADVDLSLHALRVDAIDLFFLHRDAPDQPVEPFIDVLNRLCDTGKIRWFGASNWTAARIAAANTYAAASGQRGFVASQSLWNLGSGTMHRPPDPTLVVVDHAEARALRPLRIAHLPYSGQAGGYFSKLVESDDSGTPTATLNPLYDTPANRALAEPVRDLAQRHACRVNAVVLAYLSHQASTVVPVVGCSRPEQLESTWDDLNVPLSPAELATLQVSTG, encoded by the coding sequence ATGCGTGAAGAATTGATTCCCTCCACCGATCTGCGCCCCCGAGGGGTCGGCCTGGGCACCGCCGATCTCGGCGTGCGGCAGGATGAACCATCCGCTCATCGGCTCCTCGACCGGTTCGTGGCACTCGGCGGCAACCTGCTCGACACGGCTCGCGTTTACTCCGACTGGATTCCGGGAGAATCGGGACGCAGCGAACGCATCATCGGCGACTGGATCCGGCAGCGCGGTCACCACGATGATGTGATCGTGAGCACGAAAGGAGGTCACCCACGTCTCGACCGGATGGATACCCTCCGACTCGACGAACCTTCCCTCTGCGCCGATGTGGACCTCAGCCTGCACGCCTTGCGGGTCGACGCCATTGATTTGTTTTTCCTGCATCGCGATGCGCCGGATCAACCCGTCGAGCCGTTCATCGATGTCCTCAATCGACTGTGCGATACCGGCAAAATACGCTGGTTCGGCGCGTCCAACTGGACGGCGGCCCGCATCGCGGCGGCCAACACCTACGCCGCCGCCTCCGGCCAGCGCGGATTCGTCGCCTCCCAATCCCTGTGGAACCTCGGCAGCGGCACCATGCATCGTCCCCCCGACCCCACGCTGGTGGTCGTCGACCACGCCGAAGCCCGCGCCCTCCGGCCGCTCCGCATCGCCCATCTGCCCTACTCCGGCCAAGCCGGCGGTTATTTTTCCAAACTCGTCGAATCCGACGACTCGGGCACTCCGACCGCGACCCTCAATCCGCTCTACGACACGCCGGCCAATCGAGCGCTGGCGGAGCCGGTGCGCGACCTCGCCCAACGACACGCGTGCAGGGTCAACGCCGTCGTGCTGGCCTACCTTTCGCACCAAGCGTCCACCGTCGTGCCCGTGGTCGGCTGCAGTCGACCCGAGCAGCTTGAAAGCACCTGGGATGACTTGAATGTCCCCCTGTCGCCCGCGGAACTGGCGACCCTGCAGGTTTCAACCGGATGA
- a CDS encoding Gfo/Idh/MocA family protein, whose amino-acid sequence MQHDPSNLFTRRSFLQKTTLASAASLAFPAILRSQSGGASPNEKLNIAIVGAGGRGRNAVQALTNENFVAFCDVDDARAAASYEEYPDVPTFRDYREMFATLGDKIDGVVISTPDHMHFPIAMTAIALGKHVYVEKPLTHTVEEARLIAAAARKHGVITQMGNQGHSNEGTRLLKEWIAAGVLGEVKEVHSWTNRPIWPQGLPMPDHSKAIPVVPDTLDWDLWQGVAPERAYDPTYVPFAWRGWWDYGCGAFGDMACHIMDAAYWGLELTAPTAVEAFSAKNSEVSCPVSSVVKFDFAARGSMPGVKWTWYDGGLTPTLPPEWELGRQLPRDGSGSMVIGSECSVLTNTYNASVRVFPETRMREIAPNLPPKTLPRVATSNHHEAWAIAIRAGQQPAANFDYAGPFSETVLLGNVAIRAGRRIEWDAKNMKIPNLPSAEKYLTKDYRPGFMPSA is encoded by the coding sequence GTGCAGCACGATCCTTCGAACCTGTTCACCCGACGCAGCTTTCTCCAAAAAACGACCCTGGCCTCGGCCGCGTCGCTCGCGTTTCCCGCCATCCTGCGGTCGCAATCGGGAGGAGCCTCGCCCAACGAGAAACTGAATATCGCGATCGTCGGGGCCGGGGGCCGTGGTCGCAACGCCGTGCAGGCGCTGACCAACGAAAATTTCGTCGCGTTTTGCGACGTCGACGACGCCCGCGCCGCCGCTTCGTATGAAGAGTATCCCGACGTGCCGACGTTCCGCGACTACCGCGAGATGTTCGCCACGCTCGGCGACAAGATCGACGGCGTCGTGATATCCACGCCCGATCACATGCACTTCCCGATCGCGATGACCGCGATCGCACTCGGCAAGCACGTCTACGTCGAAAAACCGCTCACGCATACCGTCGAGGAAGCCCGCCTCATCGCCGCCGCCGCGCGCAAACACGGTGTCATCACCCAGATGGGTAATCAGGGCCACAGCAACGAAGGCACCCGTCTCCTCAAGGAATGGATCGCCGCCGGGGTGCTCGGTGAGGTGAAGGAAGTCCACAGCTGGACCAACCGTCCCATTTGGCCGCAGGGCCTGCCGATGCCCGACCACAGCAAAGCCATCCCCGTGGTGCCCGACACCCTTGATTGGGATCTCTGGCAGGGCGTCGCGCCGGAACGGGCCTACGACCCAACCTATGTGCCCTTCGCCTGGCGCGGCTGGTGGGACTACGGGTGCGGCGCGTTTGGAGACATGGCCTGCCACATCATGGATGCCGCCTACTGGGGACTCGAACTCACCGCCCCCACCGCCGTGGAAGCGTTCTCCGCCAAAAACAGCGAAGTGAGCTGCCCGGTAAGCTCGGTGGTTAAGTTCGATTTCGCCGCGCGCGGGTCCATGCCCGGAGTGAAATGGACGTGGTATGACGGCGGCCTCACCCCGACGCTGCCGCCCGAATGGGAACTTGGCCGCCAGCTGCCGCGCGATGGCAGCGGCAGCATGGTTATTGGCTCCGAATGCAGCGTGCTCACCAACACATACAACGCCAGTGTGCGCGTCTTCCCCGAAACCCGGATGCGCGAGATCGCGCCCAATCTTCCGCCCAAAACGCTGCCGCGCGTGGCCACCAGCAATCACCACGAGGCGTGGGCCATCGCCATCCGCGCAGGCCAGCAGCCCGCCGCGAACTTCGACTACGCCGGGCCGTTCTCGGAAACCGTGCTGCTCGGCAACGTGGCGATCCGCGCCGGTCGCCGCATCGAGTGGGATGCCAAAAACATGAAGATCCCCAACCTGCCGTCGGCCGAGAAATACCTCACCAAGGACTACCGCCCCGGCTTCATGCCGTCGGCCTGA
- a CDS encoding formylglycine-generating enzyme family protein — MKLIKGGSFAMGNDRDYGFAADGEEPVHDVTLADFYLDATTVTNREFNDFVNATGYRTESEHFGWSFVFEGLLTAKQLSTQPRRAVGTEWWCALPGATWRHPEGPGSNIKKRWEHPVVHVTWNDAAAFAAWAGKRLPTEAEWEYAARGGQPTGNRFPWGDELEPGGKHRMNVWQGLFPTQNTEADGHYGTAPAPSYRANGYGLYQVTGNVWEWCADWFDADYYARSPIANPPGPTSGDRRVMRGGSFLCHASYCNRYRVDARSSNTPDSAASNIGFRCAATP; from the coding sequence ATGAAGCTCATCAAAGGCGGCTCCTTTGCCATGGGCAATGACCGCGACTATGGCTTTGCCGCCGACGGCGAGGAGCCGGTTCACGACGTGACGCTGGCCGACTTTTATCTGGATGCCACCACCGTCACCAATCGGGAGTTCAACGACTTCGTCAACGCCACCGGCTACCGCACCGAGTCGGAACATTTTGGCTGGTCGTTCGTTTTCGAGGGTCTGCTGACCGCCAAGCAACTCTCGACTCAACCCCGCCGCGCGGTCGGCACCGAATGGTGGTGCGCCTTACCGGGGGCCACGTGGCGCCATCCCGAAGGTCCGGGCAGCAATATCAAAAAGCGCTGGGAACACCCCGTCGTGCATGTCACCTGGAACGATGCCGCCGCTTTCGCCGCCTGGGCCGGGAAACGACTCCCCACTGAGGCTGAGTGGGAATACGCCGCCCGCGGAGGACAGCCCACCGGCAATCGTTTCCCTTGGGGCGACGAACTGGAGCCCGGCGGCAAACACCGCATGAACGTCTGGCAGGGGCTATTCCCCACCCAGAACACCGAGGCCGACGGACACTACGGCACCGCCCCCGCCCCATCGTATCGAGCCAACGGTTACGGACTCTATCAGGTCACCGGCAACGTGTGGGAGTGGTGCGCCGATTGGTTCGACGCCGATTACTACGCGCGGTCCCCCATCGCCAATCCTCCCGGGCCGACCTCGGGCGACCGCCGCGTCATGCGAGGAGGAAGCTTCCTGTGCCACGCCTCCTACTGCAATCGCTACCGGGTCGACGCCCGCAGCAGCAACACGCCGGACAGCGCAGCCTCAAATATCGGTTTCCGCTGCGCCGCCACGCCCTGA
- a CDS encoding FliA/WhiG family RNA polymerase sigma factor → MKSNLLTPTSSGRSSTRNTVEASSQELNPDEVVLLERHLPLVRAVVNRIKLRLPAHVEADDLHSVGVTGLIAAVRRFDSAQDNTFGAYATLRIRGAVLDELRRLDWCPRRARAKSRQIRDAVGELEQRFGRVATDAELSKHLGLEPQELARWQAEVRPITIVPIDQPVGDAEGTSGSLHELIADDNCEHVGDSMEQQELKAMLVERISEMPETPKKVLAMYYFENMRLAEIAEVFGLTESRICQIHGQALQSLRKWILRARES, encoded by the coding sequence ATGAAATCAAACCTGCTTACTCCCACCTCATCCGGCCGTTCGTCCACTCGGAATACGGTCGAGGCCTCCTCTCAAGAACTGAACCCGGACGAGGTCGTTCTGCTGGAGCGCCACCTTCCCTTGGTCAGAGCCGTGGTGAATCGGATCAAATTGCGACTGCCGGCTCATGTGGAGGCCGACGATCTTCACAGCGTGGGCGTGACCGGATTGATCGCGGCCGTGCGGCGTTTCGACTCCGCGCAAGACAATACCTTTGGTGCTTACGCCACGCTGCGCATTCGCGGGGCGGTGCTCGATGAACTGCGCCGTCTGGATTGGTGCCCGCGCCGCGCTCGGGCGAAGTCCCGCCAAATCCGGGATGCGGTGGGTGAACTGGAGCAACGTTTCGGCCGGGTGGCGACCGACGCGGAGTTGAGCAAGCACTTGGGTCTGGAGCCGCAGGAACTGGCCCGCTGGCAGGCGGAGGTGCGTCCGATCACGATCGTGCCGATCGACCAACCGGTGGGCGACGCCGAGGGCACCAGTGGTTCGTTGCACGAGCTGATCGCCGACGACAATTGCGAGCACGTGGGCGATTCCATGGAGCAGCAGGAATTGAAGGCGATGCTGGTGGAGCGGATCAGCGAAATGCCGGAAACGCCGAAGAAAGTGCTCGCCATGTATTACTTTGAAAACATGCGACTGGCCGAGATCGCCGAGGTTTTTGGCCTCACCGAGTCCCGCATTTGCCAGATTCACGGCCAGGCGCTGCAAAGCCTGCGCAAGTGGATCCTGCGGGCGCGTGAGTCCTGA